The following coding sequences lie in one Silene latifolia isolate original U9 population chromosome 5, ASM4854445v1, whole genome shotgun sequence genomic window:
- the LOC141657922 gene encoding uncharacterized protein LOC141657922 produces the protein MVQSRGNREKVVSCRRYYSYKLQNRPGNMLLRAGRCFQQYIVDMYVKVENTRLDYFRHNQETIRAELYQGILDLCGSLRGFAANIGKRMILPPTFLGGPRDMKRRYLNAMALVQRYGKPDLFVTMTCNANWPEIKKELAPGEEAQNRPDLVARVFRAKLLALKKQIVDKQVFGEVAAFVYSVEFQKRGLPHAHFLIILKPGDKLKCPADFDKFVSAEIPSASNISLRSSVLKHMMHGPCGQLNPDCQCMKHKKTLGSCKYEYPKAFATETTNNCAGYPVYMRRDMGETAVIRKATLDNRWVIPYNPYLLSLFDCHLNVEVCSTMHAVKYLYKYVYKGHDKISFSVVDGVETRSVDEIQQFQSGRWVSPCEAAWRIFGFDLFEIQPPVMPLQVHLPNMQTLCLRPNENLASVLANDKRTRTPLTEFFRESAQKDCPKLLYGEFTEHYRWDTGLKQWIKRIRKITVIGRIVFVAPAEGERYFLRLLLLHIRGPTSFDSLLTVNGYKCATFQEAALKHGLLEHDDAAELCLAEACQVQMPVALRRLFSTLLIFAQPRDPTLLWVKHYDELSEDYRHKYPNEPQKVKQLTARSVEQYLESMGKSLKFFGLDHLDTCNDDELRRTRDIIDALDTPIPDLMRACLPMLNVGQRAAFDTIMEHVQKGKPGAFFVDGPGGTGKTFLYNALYAELRLMGKIVLPTATSGIAASNIPSGRTTHSRFKIALDSDASLACDVPKQSSLATLIQATSLIIWDEASMARKQNVESLDLLLRDLCQPDLLFGGKVVVFGGDFRQILPVVLGKSQREIVEASLVSSTLWPKFIKFRLTENLRAKADPAFASFLLSLGNGALQTKESEYIQLPQGIVRKPEDVSPNPITDLTSIVFPELDMQEFSSDIFTTRAILTPLNDDVDAINNILIEKFPGKPISYKSYDSMLDDHCNVYPAEFINKLCPGGMSPHDLILKENCPVILLRNIQPSYGLCNGTRLICKRFYPNSVECVITTGHHRGEHVFIPRIKLRPAPSASYPFQFQRTQFPLKLSFAMTINKCQGQTLSQVVVYLPRPCFSHGQLYVAISRARKAEQLQ, from the coding sequence ATGGTGCAGAGTCGCGGGAATAGAGAAAAAGTTGTATCTTGCAGACGCTACTACAGCTATAAATTACAGAACCGCCCTGGTAATATGCTTTTAAGAGCTGGCCGCTGCTTTCAACAATACATAGTGGACATGTATGTTAAGGTTGAAAATACAAGGCTCGATTATTTCAGACACAACCAAGAAACAATAAGGGCCGAGTTGTACCAAGGTATACTCGACCTTTGTGGATCTTTGCGAGGTTTTGCAGCAAACATTGGAAAGAGAATGATTCTGCCACCTACATTTTTAGGTGGCCCTCGGGACATGAAGAGACGTTACCTTAATGCAATGGCCCTTGTACAAAGATACGGGAAACCTGACCTCTTTGTGACCATGACGTGCAATGCAAACTGGCCTGAAATTAAAAAAGAGTTAGCACCAGGGGAAGAAGCACAAAACCGGCCGGACTTAGTTGCTAGGGTTTTTCGGGCAAAACTCTTAGCATTAAAAAAACAAATTGTGGACAAACAAGTCTTTGGAGAAGTTGCTGCTTTTGTGTATTCTGTTGAATTCCAAAAGAGAGGGCTCCCTCATGCCCATTTCCTCATAATACTTAAGCCGGGAGACAAGCTCAAATGCCCTGCCGATTTTGACAAATTTGTGTCTGCCGAAATTCCATCAGCTAGCAACATTTCGCTGCGCAGCTCGGTGCTCAAGCATATGATGCATGGCCCCTGTGGTCAACTGAATCCAGATTGTCAATGCATGAAGCACAAAAAAACTCTAGGGAGTTGCAAGTACGAGTATCCCAAAGCCTTTGCAACTGAAACAACAAATAACTGTGCAGGCTATCCTGTTTACATGAGGCGGGACATGGGCGAAACAGCAGTCATTCGTAAGGCTACATTGGACAACAGATGGGTCATACCCTATAACCCCTACCTATTATCCCTCTTTGATTGTCATTTGAATGTCGAGGTATGCTCAACAATGCATGCTGTTAAGTACCTATATAAATATGTATACAAGGGCCATGACAAGATTTCGTTCAGCGTCGTGGATGGCGTCGAAACACGATCAGTTGATGAGATACAACAATTTCAGTCAGGCCGATGGGTGTCCCCATGCGAAGCGGCGTGGAGAATCTTCGGGTTTGACCTTTTTGAGATCCAACCCCCTGTCATGCCACTTCAAGTACACCTGCCAAATATGCAAACGCTTTGCCTTAGGCCAAATGAGAACCTTGCCAGTGTTTTAGCCAATGACAAGAGAACGCGGACGCCTCTTACCGAGTTTTTCAGGGAAAGTGCCCAGAAAGATTGTCCAAAACTACTATATGGTGAATTTACCGAACATTATCGTTGGGACACGGGACTAAAACAATGGATTAAGCGTATAAGAAAGATTACTGTCATTGGTAGGATTGTCTTCGTGGCCCCTGCTGAAGGAGAACGATATTTCTTGAGACTGCTACTATTACATATACGCGGCCCTACCTCATTCGACTCACTACTTACGGTTAACGGGTACAAGTGTGCGACGTTCCAAGAAGCAGCTTTAAAGCACGGTCTCCTTGAACATGACGACGCTGCTGAGTTGTGCCTCGCTGAAGCGTGTCAGGTGCAGATGCCAGTTGCGCTTCGACGACTATTTTCAACACTCCTAATTTTTGCACAACCAAGGGACCCAACCTTGTTATGGGTAAAGCACTATGATGAGCTGTCAGAAGATTACCGCCACAAATATCCGAACGAACCCCAAAAAGTGAAGCAACTGACGGCACGTTCAGTTGAACAATATTTAGAGTCGATGGGCAAATCATTAAAGTTCTTTGGCCTGGACCACTTAGACACGTGCAATGATGACGAACTCAGACGTACTCGAGATATTATTGATGCACTTGACACGCCTATACCAGATTTAATGCGAGCATGCCTTCCTATGCTGAATGTAGGCCAACGAGCAGCGTTTGACACAATAATGGAGCATGTGCAAAAGGGGAAACCCGGAGCCTTTTTTGTAGATGGTCCGGGTGGGACTGGTAAGACTTTCTTGTACAATGCTCTGTATGCTGAATTACGCTTAATGGGGAAAATTGTCTTACCAACGGCTACATCGGGAATCGCTGCTTCTAACATACCTTCAGGGCGGACGACTCACTCCCGTTTCAAAATTGCTCTCGACTCCGATGCGTCCCTCGCTTGTGACGTGCCCAAGCAAAGTAGTCTTGCAACTTTAATACAGGCTACTAGCTTGATCATATGGGACGAGGCTTCAATGGCACGCAAGCAAAACGTAGAATCCCTTGACCTTTTGCTACGAGACTTGTGCCAGCCAGATTTGCTTTTCGGAGGTAAGGTTGTGGTTTTTGGAGGTGATTTCCGGCAGATACTTCCAGTTGTACTAGGTAAGTCACAACGGGAAATCGTTGAAGCTAGCTTGGTCAGCTCAACACTCTGGCCTAAGTTTATCAAATTTAGGCTAACCGAAAACCTCCGAGCAAAAGCTGATCCAGCATTCGCCTCTTTCTTGCTTTCACTTGGGAATGGAGCTCTACAAACTAAAGAAAGCGAATACATACAGCTACCGCAAGGGATAGTCAGAAAGCCCGAAGATGTTAGCCCGAATCCTATTACGGATCTCACATCAATAGTATTTCCGGAACTTGATATGCAGGAGTTTAGTTCCGACATATTCACAACCAGAGCAATACTAACTCCACTGAATGATGATGTTGATGCTATAAACAATATCTTAATAGAAAAGTTCCCTGGGAAGCCTATTAGCTACAAAAGTTACGATTCAATGCTCGACGACCACTGTAATGTTTACCCTGCTGAATTTATAAACAAGCTCTGCCCGGGAGGTATGAGTCCCCACGATCTGATTCTAAAGGAAAACTGCCCAGTGATTTTGTTGCGGAACATCCAACCGTCATATGGCCTTTGCAATGGCACGCGTCTCATTTGCAAAAGATTCTACCCGAACTCGGTTGAATGTGTAATTACAACTGGCCACCACAGAGGAGAGCATGTTTTTATCCCACGCATCAAACTTCGCCCGGCTCCATCAGCGTCCTACCCGTTCCAGTTTCAGAGGACCCAATTCCCTTTAAAGCTTAGTTTTGCAATGACAATTAACAAATGCCAAGGACAAACTCTAAGCCAAGTTGTTGTATACCTCCCACGCCCGTGTTTTTCACATGGCCAGCTATACGTTGCAATTTCGAGGGCACGCAAAGCGGAGCAGTTACAGTGA
- the LOC141656270 gene encoding gibberellin 2-beta-dioxygenase 1-like, with protein sequence MVTLSKPVIEQLSLPPKTPINKMLPSIKIPLIDLSKPDSKALIVKACEEFGFFKVINHGVPTEFISRLEREATKFFSLPLSDKQLAGPPNPYGYGHKKIGNNGDVGWIEYLLMNITPQLDLHHHNLPSIFSDNPMEFRCAVEDYVQEVRRMACEVLELIADGLRIQPTQVFSKLLKDEKSDSVFRLNHYPPCPSDQLEFKNNNNNNNNMIGFGEHTDPQIISVLRSNNTCGLEIFLQDGNWLPVPPDQNSFFFNVGDSLQVMTNGRFKSVRHRVITNKLKSRISMIYFGGPPMSERIRPLPSLTGGDDETSLYKEFTWFEYKTSAYKSRLADNRLVPFQKIAAS encoded by the exons ATGGTGACTTTATCTAAACCcgtcattgaacaattatcccTTCCTCCTAAAACACCCATCAACAAAATGTTACCCTCTATTAAAATCCCATTAATAGACCTGTCAAAACCCGACTCGAAAGCCCTCATTGTCAAGGCTTGTGAGGAGTTTGGCTTCTTTAAGGTTATAAACCACGGGGTTCCGACTGAGTTCATTAGTAGATTGGAGAGGGAGGCTACTAAGTTCTTCTCTTTGCCATTATCTGATAAGCAACTAGCTGGTCCTCCTAATCCTTATGGTTATGGTCATAAGAAGATTGGTAATAATGGAGATGTTGGTTGGATTGAATATCTTCTTATGAATATTACTCCTCAACTTGATCTTCATCATCACAATTTACCCTCCATCTTTTCTGACAATCCCATGGAATTCAG GTGTGCAGTAGAGGATTATGTGCAGGAAGTAAGGAGAATGGCATGTGAGGTGTTGGAATTAATAGCAGATGGACTAAGAATACAACCAACACAAGTATTCAGCAAGTTATTAAAGGATGAAAAGAGTGATTCAGTATTCAGGCTAAATCATTATCCACCATGTCCATCAGATCAGCTTGAAttcaagaataataataataataataataatatgattgGGTTTGGGGAACATACAGACCCTCAAATCATATCAGTCCTTCGATCAAACAACACTTGTGGTCTTGAAATCTTTCTTCAAGATGGTAATTGGCTTCCTGTCCCTCCTGATCAAAACTCTTTCTTCTTCAATGTTGGTGACTCCTTGCAG GTAATGACGAATGGAAGGTTCAAAAGCGTAAGGCATAGAGTAATAACAAACAAATTGAAATCAAGAATATCAATGATATATTTTGGAGGACCACCGATGAGTGAAAGAATAAGGCCACTACCATCATTAACAGGAGGAGATGATGAGACAAGCTTGTATAAAGAGTTTACTTGGTTTGAGTATAAAACCTCTGCTTATAAGTCTAGATTAGCTGATAATAGGTTGGTCCCTTTTCAGAAAATTGCTGCCTCTTGA